From Aricia agestis chromosome 11, ilAriAges1.1, whole genome shotgun sequence, a single genomic window includes:
- the LOC121732037 gene encoding AP-1 complex subunit gamma-1 isoform X2, which translates to MAYPMYEVDWSVLPPEQNRRFNPAFNIATIKQVVNEAIERVRMQTPTRLRDLIRQIRAARTAAEERSVVNKECAYIRSTFREEDSVWRCRNIAKLLYIHMLGYPAHFGQLECLKLIASSRFTDKRVGYLGAMLLLDERQDVHLLITNSLKNDLNSNTQFVVGLALCTLGAIASPEMARDLASEVERLIKSPNAYIKKKAALCAFRIIRRVPDLMEMFLPATRSLLTEKNHGVLITGVTLITEMCENSPDTLNHFKKESGQREIVPNLVRILKNLILAGYSPEHDVSGVSDPFLQVKILRLLRILGKNDAESSEAMNDILAQVATNTETSKNVGNTILYETVLSIMDIRSESSLRVLAVNILGRFLLNNDKNIRYVALNTLLRTVHVDTSAVQRHRTTILECLKDPDVSIRRRAMELSFALINGQNIRSMMKELLAFLERSDAEFKAHCSSAMVLAAERYAPSSKWHLDTLFQVLLKAGNYLRDDTVSCTLQIVSAAPGERQAYAAMRLWTALHRSAVAADATERQPLIQVAAWTIGEYGDMLVSEASNAISMVDDDGVDDFTRPTEEYVIDIYQKLLWSTQLSITTKEYLLLSLAKLSTRFTTKQSQDKIRVIIDTFGSHIHIELQQRGVELSQLYKQYAHLRPALLERMPPMEAAAPRDSPDDDEPPAPAPPQHQDQDALLDLIIGSEPLANGDAHTPATDNAPQTNTTNDILDLLSGLDLGGPPSIPANPVSVANNNVPAATPNLLLDGLFAPQTPVAQAPETTVVALEKADLRVEFRARRGADGTATLTMHAASAASSPLTDFLFQAAVPRTFRLDMMSPSGTVLTPQGEITQILKITNPTKTPLRLRIRVSYTIDGNPVLEQAEVNNFPPDLFN; encoded by the exons ATGTCGGAACATCGCGAAGCTCCTGTACATCCACATGCTGGGCTACCCAGCCCACTTCGGCCAGCTCGAGTGCTTGAAGCTGATAGCCAGCTCCCGCTTCACGGACAAGCGGGTGGGCTACCTCGGCGCTATGCTGCTGCTGGATGAGCGCCAGGACGTCCACCTGCTCATCACCAATAGCTTGAAGAA TGACCTGAACAGCAACACCCAATTCGTGGTCGGTCTAGCGCTATGCACCCTCGGCGCCATAGCTTCACCAGAAATGGCGCGAGATCTCGCGTCGGAAGTCGAAAGGCTGATCAAGTCCCCCAACGCCTACATCAAGAAGAAGGCTGCTCTCTGCGCCTTCAGGATCATAAGACGGGTGCCGGATTTGATGGAGATGTTCCTACCGGCTACTAGGAGTTTACTGACGGAGAAGAATCATG GTGTCCTTATCACCGGCGTGACGCTTATCACGGAGATGTGCGAGAACAGCCCCGACACACTGAACCACTTCAAAAAG GAGAGCGGGCAGCGAGAG ATCGTTCCGAATTTGGTGAGAATACTGAAGAACTTGATCCTGGCCGGGTATTCCCCTGAGCACGACGTTAGTGGCGTTTCGGATCCTTTCCTACAG GTGAAAATCCTCCGTCTACTGCGGATACTGGGGAAAAACGACGCTGAATCCTCAGAAGCCATGAACGACATCCTAGCCCAGGTCGCCACTAACACGGAGACCAGTAAGAATGTTGGCAACACCATACTCTACGAGACAGTACTGTCAATAATGGATATACGATCTGAGAGCAGTCTGAGAGTGCTCGCTGTGAATATACTTGGACGGTTTCTACTTAATAACGACAAGAATATTCGCTACGTGGCGCTGAATACGTTGCTGCGTACGGTGCACGTTGACACGTCCGCTGTGCAGCGTCACAGGACTACCATATTGGAGTGTTTGAAG GACCCAGACGTGTCCATCCGTCGTCGAGCTATGGAGCTCTCCTTCGCTCTAATCAACGGCCAGAATATCCGCTCGATGATGAAGGAACTGCTCGCGTTCTTGGAGCGCTCGGACGCGGAGTTCAAAGCGCACTGCTCGAGCGCCATGGTGCTGGCTGCAGAGCGATACGCGCCTTCCAGCAAGTGGCATTTGGATACGCTGTTCCAGGTTTTGTTGAAG GCGGGCAACTATCTCCGCGACGATACGGTATCGTGCACGCTGCAGATCGTGTCCGCGGCGCCGGGCGAGCGGCAGGCGTACGCCGCCATGCGTCTCTGGACCGCGCTGCACCGCTCCGCCGTCGCCGCAGACGCCACGGAGCGACAACCGCTGATtcag gTCGCAGCGTGGACTATCGGCGAGTACGGTGACATGCTGGTGTCGGAAGCGAGCAACGCCATATCGATGGTGGACGACGATGGTGTCG ATGACTTCACCCGGCCAACAGAGGAGTATGTGATCGACATATATCAGAAGCTGCTGTGGTCGACTCAGTTGTCTATCACGACTAAAGAATACCTGCTGCTCTCACTTGCTAAACTGTCAACGAGATTCACAACAAAACAGAGTCAAGA caaaatccgtgTGATTATCGACACGTTCGGCTCACACATACACATCGAGCTGCAGCAGCGAGGAGTTGAGCTGTCGCAGCTGTACAA GCAATACGCGCACCTACGGCCGGCGCTGTTAGAGCGCATGCCGCCGATGGAGGCGGCCGCGCCGCGCGACTCGCCCGACGACGACGaaccgcccgcgcccgcgccgccgcagcATCAGGACCAG GATGCCCTACTGGACCTGATCATTGGTTCGGAGCCGCTGGCGAACGGCGACGCGCACACGCCCGCTACAGACAACGCGCCGCAGACAAACACTACTAAC GACATACTAGACCTCCTAAGCGGGCTGGATCTAGGCGGTCCTCCGAGCATCCCGGCCAACCCTGTCAGCGTGGCGAATAACAACGTCCCCGCGGCAACACCTAACTTGCTGCTGGATGGACTGTTTGCGCCGCAGACGCCAGTAGCACAGGCACCGG AGACGACAGTGGTGGCGCTAGAGAAGGCCGACTTACGAGTGGAGTTCcgagcgcggcgcggcgctgaCGGCACGGCGACGTTGACGATGCACGCCGCATCCGCCGCCTCCTCGCCGCTTACCGACTTTTTATTCCAGGCAGCTGTGCCAAGG ACGTTCCGATTGGACATGATGTCGCCGTCTGGCACGGTGTTGACTCCCCAGGGTGAAATCACGCAGATCCTCAAAATCACCAACCCTACCAAA ACTCCCCTGCGGCTGCGGATACGCGTGTCGTACACGATCGACGGCAACCCCGTGCTCGAGCAGGCCGAGGTCAACAACTTCCCGCCCGACCTGTTCAACTGA